In Torulaspora delbrueckii CBS 1146 chromosome 1, complete genome, one genomic interval encodes:
- the RPS6A gene encoding 40S ribosomal protein eS6 (similar to Saccharomyces cerevisiae RPS6B (YBR181C) and RPS6A (YPL090C); ancestral locus Anc_8.567): MKLNIAYPVNGSQKTVEIDDEHRIRVFYDKRIGQEVDGESVGDEFKGYVFKISGGNDKQGFPMKQGVLLPTRVKLLLAKGHSCYRPRRNGERKRKSVRGAIVGPDLAVLSLVIIKKGEQELEGVTDTTVPKRLGPKRANHIRKFFGLSKEDDVRDYVVRREVVKGEKTYTKAPKIQRLVTPQRLQRKRHQRALKVKNAQAQREAAAEYAQLLAKRLSEKKAEKAEIRKRRASSLKA, translated from the exons ATGAAG TTGAACATTGCTTACCCAGTTAACGGTTCTCAAAAGACTGTCGAAATTGATGACGAACACCGTATCCGTGTCTTCTACGACAAGagaattggtcaagaagtCGATGGTGAATCTGTCGGTGACGAATTCAAGGGTTACGTCTTCAAGATCAGCGGTGGTAACGACAAACAAGGTTTCCCAATGAAGCAAGGTGTTTTGTTGCCAACCAGAGTTAAGTTGTTGCTAGCAAAGGGTCACTCTTGTTAcagaccaagaagaaacggtgaaagaaagagaaagtcCGTCAGGGGTGCCATTGTTGGTCCAGATTTGGCTGTCTTGTCCTTGGTCATCATTAAGAAGGGTGAACAAGAACTAGAAGGTGTCACTGACACTACTGTTCCAAAGAGATTGGGTCCAAAGAGAGCTAACCACATCAGAAAATTCTTTGGTTTGTCCAAGGAAGATGATGTCCGTGACTACGTCGTTAGAAGAGAAGTTGTCAAGGGTGAAAAGACTTACACCAAGGCTCcaaagatccaaagattggTTACTCCTCAAagattgcaaagaaagagacaccaaagagctttgaaggtcaagaacgctcaagctcaaagagaagctgctgctgaGTACGCTCAATTGTTGGCCAAGAGATTGTCCGAAaagaaagctgaaaaggCTGAAAtcagaaagagaagagcctcttctttgaaggctTAA
- the GLR1 gene encoding glutathione-disulfide reductase GLR1 (similar to Saccharomyces cerevisiae GLR1 (YPL091W); ancestral locus Anc_8.568), which yields MISPLRNGVQRIVLRRKMSSSIKHYDYLVIGGGSGGVASSRRAASYGAKTLLIESKALGGTCVNVGCVPKKVMWYASDLATRITHAHEYGLFEDLPLTKENLKFDWSAFKKKRDAYIHRLNGIYATNLAKEGVDVVFGLAQFNKEGKVEVQTHDNKTETYTADHILVATGGTPVVPDSIPGYEYGTDSDGFFHLEEQPKKVAVVGAGYIGIEFAGVFHGLGSETHLVIRGETVLRKFDTSIQETITEHYVNEGINVHKLSKVAKVDKNETSGKLTIHLDTKDVIEDVDTLIWTVGRKSLSGIGLEHVNVKLNDREQIVVDEYQNSSAKGIYSLGDVVGKVELTPVAIAAGRKLANRLFGPESYSKDKLDYTNVPSVIFSHPEAGSIGLSEKEAIEKYGKENIKVYNSKFTAMYYAMLKEKSPTRYKLVCAGLNEKVVGLHIVGDSSAEILQGFGVAIKMGATKSDFDNCVAIHPTSAEEIVTMR from the coding sequence ATGATCTCTCCATTAAGGAACGGCGTTCAAAGAATAgtgttgagaagaaaaatgtCCAGCTCTATAAAGCATTATGACTACTTGGTCATAGGGGGTGGCTCCGGTGGTGTGGCCTCATCTAGAAGAGCTGCATCTTATGGTGCTAAGACTTTGTTGATTGAAAGTAAAGCTCTCGGTGGTACCTGCGTCAATGTGGGCTGTGTTCCTAAGAAAGTTATGTGGTATGCCTCTGATTTAGCTACTCGAATTACACATGCACACGAATATGGCCTGTTCGAAGATTTACCCTTGACTAAAGAGAACCTTAAATTTGATTGGAGTGCTtttaagaagaagagagatgCCTATATTCATAGATTAAACGGGATTTATGCCACTAATTTGGCAAAGGAAGGTGTTGATGTTGTATTTGGTTTGGCTCAATTCAATAAAGAGGGAAAGGTGGAAGTTCAAACTCATGACAACAAGACAGAAACCTATACAGCAGATCATATTTTAGTTGCTACTGGAGGAACCCCTGTTGTACCTGATTCAATTCCAGGTTACGAATATGGTACTGACTCCGACGGGTTTTTCCACCTTGAAGAGCAACCAAAGAAGGTCGCAGTTGTGGGAGCAGGTTACATCGGTATCGAATTTGCTGGTGTCTTCCATGGTTTAGGTTCTGAGACTCATTTGGTCATTAGAGGTGAAACTGTGCTTAGAAAATTTGACACGTCTATCCAGGAAACTATCACGGAACATTATGTCAATGAAGGTATAAACGTCCACAAGCTATCTAAGGTAGCAAAAGTTGACAAGAATGAAACCAGCGGAAAATTGACTATTCATCTTGATACCAAAGACGTTATCGAAGATGTCGATACCTTGATCTGGACCGTTGGACGTAAATCCTTGTCAGGCATTGGTCTAGAGCATGTTAACGTGAAATTAAATGATCGCGAGcaaattgttgttgatgagTACCAAAATTCTTCTGCCAAGGGTATCTACTCTCTTGGTGACGTTGTTGGTAAGGTTGAGTTAACCCCAGTTGCCATTGCCGCTGGTAGAAAATTGGCAAACAGATTGTTTGGGCCTGAATCATATAGCAAGGACAAGCTTGATTACACCAATGTTCCTAGCGTGATTTTCTCACATCCAGAAGCCGGTTCAATTGGTCTCTCAGAGAAggaagccattgaaaaatatggAAAGGAAAACATAAAGGTTTACAATTCCAAGTTTACAGCAATGTATTATGCgatgttgaaagagaaatctCCAACCAGATACAAATTGGTTTGTGCTGGCCTAAATGAAAAAGTGGTGGGTTTACACATTGTAGGTGACTCTTCTGCAGAGATTCTCCAAGGTTTCGGTGTTGCCATCAAGATGGGTGCGACAAAGTCAGATTTCGATAACTGTGTTGCAATTCATCCAACCAGTGCCGAAGAAATTGTCACAATGAGATAA
- the SSU1 gene encoding Ssu1p (similar to Saccharomyces cerevisiae SSU1 (YPL092W); ancestral locus Anc_8.569) — MMKSWLERIAGYFQPFLFVTVMATGISSNILQSFPYEARWLRDCSYPMFALACLLFIYLQLLQALHMYLFIRKKSFTEYFDQYFRDMTHNVFWGTYLMGLITIVNYIVVLANNEVKNPKVGRRMMMLAYVLWWYDVILCLCCTWGISFIIWRKFNSSIDGSDYRTPNEKMSKEGLKCALVLLIVPMFVAASCSGKFVMTDLFTSLFSRDIQLMVLVLTALIWLHAVIFLFIVITIIFWGFYINKIPPMRQVFTLFLLLGPMGQASFGILLLTEDVRTYVIKHYPRSTSMNDYDILLLTIPWCFKIIGLLLALALLAMGYFITVIGFMAVASKYNETAEIKENGQVRVKRIYHFHKGWLAMTFPMGTMSLGSTYVWRDYNQYVPMLTFRVLGAIYGVICIVWTMVCIAGLCYNSIIPEVKILCGLITHSDQKSETSSLSFKDDRSLHNQNQA, encoded by the coding sequence atgatgaagtcTTGGCTTGAACGCATCGCGGGTTATTTCCAACCCTTCCTCTTCGTGACGGTGATGGCGACAGGTATCTCGTCTAATATATTGCAGAGTTTCCCCTATGAAGCACGATGGTTGCGAGATTGCTCGTATCCCATGTTCGCATTAGCATGTTTGTTGTTCATCTACTTGCAACTACTCCAAGCGCTGCATATGTATCTATTCATCAGAAAGAAATCCTTCACAGAATACTTCGATCAATACTTCAGGGATATGACGCATAACGTTTTTTGGGGAACGTATCTGATGGGGTTGATCACCATTGTAAATTATATTGTTGTGTTGGCTAACAacgaagtgaaaaatcCTAAAGTTGGTagaagaatgatgatgttaGCGTACGTTTTATGGTGGTACGATGTAATACTCTGCCTTTGCTGTACCTGGGGAATTTCGTTCATTATATGGCGAAAGTTTAACTCTTCCATTGATGGCTCAGACTATCGAACGCCCAATGAAAAGATGTCCAAAGAAGGTCTCAAATGCGCCCTAGTCTTACTAATCGTTCCCATGTTTGTGGCAGCATCATGCAGCGGTAAATTTGTGATGACTGATTTGTTTACCTCACTTTTCAGTAGAGACATACAGCTGATGGTACTTGTCCTAACAGCTCTCATATGGCTACATGCAGTGATATTTCTCTTCATAGTGATAACTATCATCTTTTGGGGCTTTTATATCAACAAGATTCCACCAATGCGTCAGGTCTTTACGCTCTTCCTGCTCCTTGGTCCAATGGGCCAGGCAAGTTTCGGTATCCTGCTGCTAACAGAGGACGTGAGAACATATGTCATTAAACATTATCCGAGATCGACCTCAATGAACGATTACGATATTCTGCTGCTGACAATCCCTTGGTGCTTCAAGATCATTGGATTACTCCTAGCGTTGGCTTTGCTAGCCATGGGTTATTTCATTACAGTAATTGGGTTCATGGCCGTTGCATCAAAATATAATGAGACCGCTGAGATAAAAGAAAATGGACAAGTACGTGTGAAGCGCATTTATCATTTTCACAAAGGATGGCTTGCGATGACTTTTCCAATGGGTACAATGTCATTGGGCAGCACTTACGTTTGGCGGGATTATAACCAATATGTCCCTATGCTCACTTTCAGAGTGCTTGGCGCCATCTACGGAGTAATTTGCATAGTTTGGACAATGGTGTGTATTGCTGGATTATGCTACAATTCGATCATACCTGAAGTAAAAATCTTATGTGGACTTATTACCCATAGCGATCAAAAATCGGAAACGAGCTCTTTaagcttcaaagatgacCGAAGTTTACACAATCAAAATCAAGCATGA
- the DTR1 gene encoding Dtr1p (similar to Saccharomyces cerevisiae DTR1 (YBR180W); ancestral locus Anc_8.570): MATTSENINSEGEKSSEHLNINDAASVVTFNSGDPEKLRMINIPLENFPSPMVEDGKPKSLELDSAQGNDAEVKEDNKQENKEANKQSRIGSSDSVIALDDTQSSKKEERDLEDFQEIPLENLPYTCFTHQQVFLIFAIVIYIGFLGPMAGNIYIPALPLLQREFLVDDTTINSTVSVFMGVFSVGPLFWGMFADFAGRKFLYVISLLLLLIVNILLATVPSNIVALFVLRVFQAFGSSSVIALGTGTVSDISPPKDRGKAIAYFMMGPNMGPILAPIISGLILIRGDYWRWLFGFTSIMSGIALLLVLALLPETLRCIVGNGDQRWRSAERGSKNSASDREIGETIQTPKINLFQDIGMQKPVNGSSQFSRLYPKPPKPSLIMYWHMIKFLPLTVASLSTALLFASYYAFSVTFARFLQTDYNLSMLAVGAAYVCPGVAMLLGSQVGGHLSDYLRKRWLLSHQGLLYPLEYRLILQVWGIIINTAGCIGYGWSIERHYPLAVVLVFSALNAFGLTWCSNTTMTYISELMAKRTAGAIAVSSFFRNVGATISSAIISKLYLSMGIGWCFSGLGLCNIISLAAILYLIKFGNRFHQEFTA; encoded by the coding sequence ATGGCTACCACTAGTGAAAATATTAACTCTGAGGGAGAGAAGTCGAGCGAGCATTTGAACATCAATGACGCCGCCAGTGTGGTGACATTTAACTCAGGCGATCCTGAGAAACTAAGAATGATAAATATACCATTGGAAAATTTCCCGTCGCCAATGGTAGAAGATGGAAAGCCTAAATCTTTGGAGCTCGATTCTGCTCAAGGTAACGACGCAGAAGTAAAAGAAGATAATAAACAAGAAAATAAAGAAGCTAACAAGCAGTCTAGAATTGGCTCAAGCGATAGTGTGATAGCATTAGATGACACACAAAGCTCTAAAAAAGAGGAGAGAGACcttgaagattttcaagagattcCGCTTGAAAATCTGCCTTATACCTGCTTTACGCATCAACAAGTTTTCCTAATATTTGCCATAGTCATATATATTGGTTTTTTGGGTCCTATGGCCGGTAACATCTACATCCCTGCACTACCACTGTTACAAAGAGAATTCCTCGTTGACGACACTACTATAAATTCGACAGTTTCTGTTTTCATGGGAGTATTTTCAGTAGGTCCCTTATTCTGGGGCATGTTTGCTGATTTTGCTGGAAGAAAGTTTCTATATGTAATTTCGCTTCTACTTCTACTGATTGTTAACATTTTGTTGGCGACTGTACCCTCCAATATTGTGGCATTATTCGTGCTAAGAGTTTTTCAAGCATTTGGCTCCAGTTCGGTGATCGCCTTGGGAACTGGTACAGTGAGCGATATTTCACCGCCGAAAGATAGAGGTAAGGCGATAGCATATTTTATGATGGGCCCAAATATGGGTCCTATCTTAGCTCCAATTATTTCAGGTCTAATCCTAATACGAGGAGATTACTGGAGATGGCTTTTCGGTTTTACTAGCATTATGAGCGGTATAGCTCTTTTATTGGTACTTGCTTTGTTACCTGAGACATTGAGATGTATAGTTGGTAACGGAGACCAGCGTTGGAGATCAGCAGAAAGAGGCAGTAAAAATTCTGCGAGTGACCGTGAAATTGGTGAAACTATACAAACACCCAAGATTAACTTATTTCAGGATATTGGAATGCAAAAACCAGTCAATGGTAGTTCCCAATTCAGCCGACTGTATCCAAAGCCTCCAAAACCATCTCTTATTATGTATTGGCACATGATAAAATTCCTACCACTAACCGTGGCATCATTGAGCACTGCTTTACTGTTTGCCAGTTATTATGCATTTAGTGTCACTTTTGCCCGTTTTCTTCAGACTGACTACAATTTATCAATGCTAGCCGTTGGTGCCGCCTACGTGTGTCCTGGAGTTGCCATGTTACTAGGTTCACAAGTGGGTGGACATCTCTCTGACTATCTTAGAAAGCGCTGGTTGCTTTCCCACCAAGGATTACTTTACCCGTTAGAGTATCGTTTAATTCTACAAGTGTGGGGCATAATAATTAACACAGCAGGCTGCATTGGCTATGGTTGGTCAATTGAGCGCCATTATCCATTGGCGGTTGTCCTTGTATTTTCGGCATTAAATGCCTTTGGATTAACGTGGTGCAGCAACACTACGATGACTTATATAAGTGAACTAATGGCTAAGCGCACAGCTGGCGCCATAGCGGTGAGCAGTTTCTTCCGAAACGTAGGGGCTACTATAAGCTCTGCAATTATTAGTAAGTTGTATTTGTCGATGGGAATCGGTTGGTGTTTTTCAGGTTTAGGTCTCTGCAACATAATTTCCCTAGCAGCCATCCTCTATTTAATAAAATTTGGGAACCGCTTCCATCAGGAGTTCACAGCTTAG
- the NOG1 gene encoding putative GTPase NOG1 (similar to Saccharomyces cerevisiae NOG1 (YPL093W); ancestral locus Anc_8.571): MQLTWKEIPTIPTTNDLLDIVLNRTQRKTPTVIRPGFKITRIRAFYMRKVKYTAEGFEEKFEEILKGFPNINDIHPFHRDLMDTLYEKNHYKISLAAVSRAKSLVEQVSRDYNRLLKFGQSLFQCKQLKRAALGRMATIVKKLKDPLAYLEQVRQHLGRLPSIDPNTRTLLICGYPNVGKSSFLRCITKADVEVQPYAFTTKSLYVGHFDYKYLRFQAIDTPGILDRPTEEMNNIEMQSIYAIAHLRSCVLYFMDLSEQCGFTVEAQVKLFHSIKPLFANKSVLVVINKTDIIGPEDLDEERAQLLQTVKEQDGVEIMTASCQLDENVMDVRNKACEKLLASRVENKLKSQARVNNVLNKIHVATPQARDDVDRSPFIPEAFKNLKKYDAEDPERRRLAREIEAENGGAGVYNVNLKDSYLLEDDEWKNDVMPEVLNGRNVYDFLDPEIAAKLQALEEEEDKLESEGFYNSDDDELVFEGHEKDEVDDIKQKAAWIRDRRKKMIAEARNRKSLKNKAIMPRSRQIKSYNQMEEHMSKLGHDVTALQDKQNLAAERGRYVPSGADVVFGASDSLAESTANGTKLRQTDRLLDGVSDGVARSKADRMAKMQRRERNRMARQGEADRHATASLPKHLFSGKRSNGKTDFR, from the coding sequence ATGCAGCTTACTTGGAAGGAGATTCCTACAATTCCTACAACAAATGATCTGTTGGACATTGTGCTGAATAGAACCCAGAGAAAGACCCCTACGGTCATCAGACctggtttcaagatcaCCAGAATCAGGGCTTTTTACATGCGTAAGGTGAAGTATACTGCGGAGggttttgaagagaaatttgaagagattttgaaaggttttCCAAATATTAATGATATACATCCTTTCCATAGAGATCTGATGGACACTTTGTATGAGAAAAACCACTATAAGATCTCCCTGGCTGCGGTTTCGCGTGCAAAGTCGCTAGTGGAACAAGTTTCGAGAGATTACAATAGATTGTTGAAGTTTGGTCAATCGCTGTTCCAATGTAAGCAGTTGAAGAGAGCTGCGTTGGGTAGAATGGCTACTattgtcaagaaattgaaggacCCACTGGCCTATTTGGAACAGGTTCGTCAACATTTGGGTAGATTGCCCTCTATTGATCCAAACACTAGAACCTTACTGATCTGTGGTTACCCAAACGTCGgtaaatcttctttcttgagaTGTATCACCAAGGCAGATGTCGAAGTCCAACCATATGCGTTCACCACCAAATCGCTGTATGTGGGTCACTTCGATTATAAGTACCTACGTTTTCAAGCCATTGATACCCCAGGTATCTTGGACAGACCTACTGAAGAAATGAACAACATCGAAATGCAATCCATCTATGCCATTGCTCATTTGCGTTCATGTGTTTTGTACTTTATGGATCTTTCCGAACAGTGTGGTTTCACCGTTGAAGCTCAAGTTAAACTGTTCCATTCTATCAAACCACTGTTTGCCAACAAATCCGTTCTGGTTGTTATCAACAAGACCGATATCATTGGACCAGAGGATTTGGACGAAGAACGTGCTCAGCTGTTGCAAACCGTTAAGGAGCAGGATGGCGTGGAAATTATGACTGCTTCCTGTCAATTAGACGAAAATGTCATGGATGTTAGAAACAAAGCCTGTGAGAAATTGCTTGCATCAAGAGTCgagaacaaattgaaatctcaAGCTAGAGTCAACAATGTGCTCAACAAGATTCATGTTGCCACACCACAGGCTAGAGATGACGTCGACAGATCTCCATTTATTCCAGAGgccttcaagaacttgaagaaatacGACGCCGAAGACCcagagagaagaagattggctagagaaattgaagctgaGAATGGTGGTGCCGGTGTTTACAACGTAAACCTAAAGGATAGCTATCTATTAGAAGACGATGAGTGGAAAAACGATGTTATGCCTGAAGTGCTGAATGGTAGAAACGTTTACGATTTCTTGGATCCGGAGATCGCTGCAAAGTTGCAAGctctggaagaagaagaggacaaATTGGAATCTGAGGGCTTCTACAATTCCGATGACGACGAACTGGTATTCGAAGGTCACGAAAAGGACGAAGTCGATGACATAAAACAAAAGGCCGCTTGGATCAGAGacagaagaaagaagatgatcgCTGAGGCCAGAAACAGAAAATCcttgaagaacaaggcTATTATGCCTCGTTCCAGACAGATCAAATCGTACAACCAAATGGAGGAACATATGTCTAAACTAGGTCACGATGTCACAGCACTACAGGATAAACAAAACTTGGCTGCCGAAAGAGGCAGATACGTTCCTTCTGGTGCTGATGTCGTGTTCGGTGCAAGCGACTCTCTTGCCGAATCTACTGCTAATGGTACCAAGCTAAGACAAACCGATAGACTGTTGGATGGTGTTTCTGATGGTGTTGCTAGAAGCAAAGCGGATAGAATGGCCAAgatgcaaagaagagagagaaACAGAATGGCAAGGCAAGGTGAAGCAGACAGGCATGCTACTGCCTCTCTACCTAAGCACTTGTTCAGTGGTAAACGTAGTAACGGTAAGACCGATTTCCGTTAA
- the SEC62 gene encoding Sec63 complex subunit SEC62 (similar to Saccharomyces cerevisiae SEC62 (YPL094C); ancestral locus Anc_8.572), whose translation MSEGVVAIGNPLAVAKVLRHHPELKQRKGLFESRQIDFFRYKRFVRALKSEEYAKKSKNQPDVYPVVGEVEESDARARNVFISLIRAQLVVPSTKLHSEECKEHGLTPSKEFPNLILSNKAVLQPDEYYVWNYNPKTLTDYLIVIGVISAILALVCYPLWPMFMRRGSYYLSMGALGLLGLFFAMAIVRLIIYLVTLPLTKSQGGFWIFPNLFEDCGVLESFRPFYGYGEKECYSYLKKVKRNKRKLTKKEKASAQKSSAE comes from the coding sequence ATGTCTGAAGGTGTAGTTGCCATAGGGAACCCCCTGGCAGTCGCTAAGGTGCTACGTCATCATCCGGAGCTGAAACAGAGGAAGGGACTGTTTGAGTCCAGGCAGATTGATTTCTTTCGTTACAAGCGGTTTGTTAGAGCATTGAAGTCGGAAGAGTATGCCAAGAAGTCAAAGAACCAGCCTGATGTTTACCCTGTGGTTGGAGAGGTCGAAGAGAGTGATGCGCGGGCCCGTAACGTCTTTATATCATTAATCAGAGCGCAATTAGTGGTTCCTAGCACAAAACTACACAGTGAAGAGTGTAAGGAGCATGGACTAACGCCTTCAAAGGAGTTCccaaatttgattttgtcGAATAAAGCCGTGTTGCAACCAGACGAGTACTATGTGTGGAATTACAACCCTAAGACACTGACCGACTATTTGATAGTTATTGGGGTCATATCAGCAATCTTAGCACTTGTATGCTATCCATTATGGCCAATGTTCATGAGACGTGGAAGTTACTACCTGTCTATGGGTGCACTAGGGCTACTGGGTCTATTTTTCGCCATGGCAATTGTCAGATTGATCATATACCTTGTAACATTACCTCTTACAAAAAGCCAAGGTGGGTTCTGGATCTTTCCCAACCTGTTTGAAGACTGTGGTGTTCTGGAGAGTTTTAGACCGTTTTATGGTTATGGTGAGAAAGAATGCTACAGttacttgaagaaagtgaagagGAATAAGCGGAAACttaccaagaaggaaaaggcCAGCGCACAAAAGAGCAGTGCTGAATAG
- the FZO1 gene encoding mitofusin (similar to Saccharomyces cerevisiae FZO1 (YBR179C); ancestral locus Anc_8.573) — MSQKSFDTRSNQEKARSSQDEHEDDAETVAPSRVSYSRSQGSFIVDEGSLYDDDDDASTMVSGNVHTMKPGNSSNAGHRRSLSNERLLSTQLSQMNYNNNRVSLDRAILQVQDLLQQINVENEARPIHLPRDEEDVNRLHVLKLNIKIDGNYSERNGFNLDKEASAKLFSSQIRLSLNHLTSLQKRVDDVSSKVFITGDVNTGKSNFCNSLLKRRILPEDQLPCTNVFCEILEARDNNNIEEVHALTTEKARTVKGAIDIYNIRDKSTYEIHSLQALPDLVQESERYVLLKIYIKDDKRPPETSLLRNGTVDISLIDSPGLNMDSVQTAEVMSRQEEIDLVIFVVNAENQLTLSAKDFISLASKEKKFMFFVVKKFDRIRDKQRCKELILKQIRNLSPETHKSSSQFIHFLSDNGGGPGGDPYDDPDDDFPPNPDFDHLENSLRNFVLKKRSISKLLPAKTYLCKILSDVAKISRLNMEVYQKEDDALNDELSQLRPEVAKVTAHCNELAESADKISEETVASAHQFTRQAIRNSLEVPLSEFPKYQGISQIQNFIFQTEQFIKDQVMNAIVASETYAKGQTEQCVEEINALGKNELGDDFMSNRFFKSDLMFSKKRHLSVKRLSIPLTVTDFFAPSWSGLVEYLSCGFVPPTHGQLPDFESKPDESPSVTNALGLRNYSVTQYWTKPSLVFTSKLPTLALYSFGSVKVLRDVVLHGVQSFSWHTFKRVSGSLLLLGGLLGAVYLIHDLPRALPQNLSIKYRNTLEQKEYAHINAERVSREVREVLKIPIREILKSCELVIDKKQAVKKDLETKLANNALSTKFFRQLLERATSQREIVERINLDVD; from the coding sequence ATGTCTCAGAAGAGCTTTGATACTAGGAGTAATCAAGAGAAGGCTCGAAGTTCTCAAGATGAgcatgaagatgatgcagAAACGGTAGCTCCATCGAGGGTTTCATACTCCAGGTCGCAAGGGTCCTTTATCGTCGACGAAGGTTCTTTGtatgacgatgatgatgatgccTCCACGATGGTCTCCGGGAATGTCCATACTATGAAACCCGGAAACTCCAGTAATGCGGGGCATAGACGATCTTTGTCCAATGAGAGGCTACTTTCTACACAGCTGAGCCAAATGAATTACAACAATAACCGAGTTAGTTTGGATAGGGCCATTTTACAGGTTCAAGATCTTTTACAACAAATTAACGTCGAGAATGAAGCGCGACCTATACATTTACCACGAGACGAGGAAGATGTCAATCGTTTACATGTGTTGAAGTTAAACATCAAGATCGATGGGAATTACTCTGAAAGGAACGGCTTTAATTTGGACAAAGAGGCATCtgcaaaacttttcagTTCACAGATACGGCTTTCCCTCAATCATTTGACGTCGCTGCAGAAGAGAGTCGAtgatgtttcttcaaaagtgttCATTACCGGTGACGTGAACACTGGtaaatcaaatttttgcaattcacttttgaaaagaaggatttTACCGGAGGATCAACTCCCTTGTACCAATGTTTTCTGCGAAATCCTAGAAGCCAGAGACAATAAcaacattgaagaagttcatgCTCTCACGACAGAAAAGGCCCGCACCGTAAAAGGTGCGATCGACATCTATAACATACGAGACAAATCCACTTATGAAATTCATTCGTTGCAGGCTTTACCGGATCTTGTGCAAGAAAGTGAACGCTACgtgcttttgaagatttacaTCAAGGATGACAAACGTCCACCAGAGACCAGTTTACTCAGAAATGGGACGGTAGATATTTCTCTAATCGACTCGCCGGGACTGAATATGGATTCTGTTCAAACTGCAGAAGTAATGTCAAGGCAGGAGGAAATTGATCTCGTCATCTTTGTTGTTAACGCAGAAAATCAACTGACACTATCGGCTAAGGATTTCATTTCACTTGCCTCgaaagaaaagaagtttATGTTCTTTGTcgtgaagaaatttgacCGGATTAGAGATAAACAAAGGTGTAAGGAGCTTATCTTGAAACAGATTCGAAATTTATCACCGGAGACACACAAGAGCTCTTCGCAATTCATTCACTTCCTATCTGATAACGGGGGCGGCCCGGGCGGAGATCCTTATGACGATCCTGATGATGATTTCCCGCCTAACCCAGACTTTGATCATTTGGAGAACTCCTTAAGGAACTTCGttttaaagaagagatcgatCTCGAAGCTACTGCCCGCCAAAACTTACTTATGCAAGATTCTCAGCGATGTTGCGAAGATTTCACGTTTGAACATGGAGGTGTATCAAAAAGAGGATGACGCTCTTAACGACGAGCTAAGTCAGTTGAGGCCAGAAGTTGCCAAGGTAACGGCTCATTGTAACGAACTGGCAGAATCTGCTGACAAGATCTCGGAAGAAACGGTCGCCAGCGCTCATCAGTTCACCAGACAGGCCATAAGAAACTCTCTTGAAGTCCCGTTAAGCGAGTTCCCCAAGTATCAAGGTATAtcacaaattcaaaatttcatatTCCAGACAGAACAGTTCATCAAGGATCAAGTCATGAATGCAATCGTGGCTAGCGAAACTTATGCGAAGGGACAAACAGAGCAGTGcgttgaagagatcaatgcACTCGGTAAGAACGAGCTAGGTGACGATTTCATGTCCAATCGGTTCTTCAAGAGTGATTTAATGTTCAGCAAGAAACGTCATCTATCTGTGAAGAGACTATCAATCCCATTAACAGTCACCGATTTCTTCGCTCCCTCCTGGAGCGGATTAGTCGAGTACCTAAGTTGCGGATTCGTGCCTCCCACCCACGGCCAATTGCCTGATTTCGAATCGAAGCCTGACGAGTCCCCCAGTGTTACCAATGCCCTAGGCTTACGTAACTACTCGGTAACCCAATATTGGACTAAACCTTCGCTAGTCTTCACGTCAAAACTGCCCACTCTAGCGTTGTACTCGTTCGGAAGTGTCAAAGTCCTACGGGACGTGGTTCTTCACGGAGTACAGTCCTTTTCCTGGCACACCTTCAAACGTGTTTCAGGATCTTTGCTGCTACTAGGTGGTTTACTAGGAGCTGTCTACTTGATTCACGACCTCCCACGCGCATTGCCACAGAACTTGTCTATAAAATACAGAAACACATTGGAACAAAAAGAGTATGCCCATATCAACGCCGAGAGAGTTTCCAGGGAAGTGCGTGAAGTGCTCAAGATACCCATTCGTGAAATCCTCAAATCCTGCGAACTAGTTATCGACAAGAAACAAGCtgtcaagaaagatctCGAGACGAAACTCGCCAACAATGCTTTATccaccaaatttttcaggCAGTTACTCGAAAGAGCTACATCACAAAGAGAGATCGTCGAGAGAATCAACCTCGATGTTGACTGA